The Desulfomonile tiedjei genome includes a region encoding these proteins:
- a CDS encoding DUF4388 domain-containing protein — protein sequence MSIHQRVTGENESELGRQPEDLSEVMDFSSYDLRTTIRLIVLSGESRRVDVKRGSLIGSIFVKEGDIYRAVTEEREGDEAFFEILSWSKAVHADAQESAPVERNIRIATQVLLDLMDARTSSTE from the coding sequence ATGAGTATTCACCAGCGGGTCACAGGAGAAAATGAATCCGAACTTGGCAGACAGCCTGAAGATCTGTCGGAGGTCATGGACTTCTCGAGTTACGACCTCCGCACCACGATCCGTTTGATCGTTTTGAGCGGCGAATCCAGGAGGGTGGATGTCAAGAGAGGGAGCCTGATCGGGTCCATTTTCGTCAAGGAGGGAGATATCTACCGAGCGGTGACGGAAGAACGGGAGGGTGACGAGGCCTTCTTCGAGATCTTGTCGTGGAGCAAAGCCGTGCACGCGGACGCCCAGGAATCCGCCCCTGTCGAAAGGAATATCCGGATTGCCACGCAAGTGCTCCTTGACCTTATGGATGCCAGGACTTCGAGCACGGAATAA